ACGTCGCGAGGTTGCGGTGGGCGTTGCTTGCCAGAGCTGTCCCTTGATGACATTGGCAAGGCCACGTCGCTGGAACTCATTCTTGTCGACATGGGTCTTCCAAGTACAATACCCATATGAGCATCCCATAGGTGCAGCACAAGCCAGACGTTGCGGCCCAGTTCGCGATCGGATGGCTTTCCAACTGTCGAGTATATCGTAGACTCTGGTTGCATCAGATGTAGACCGAGTTCTTGAGCATCGCGGATAGCAGTCCCGAGCGTGTGCCATGCCTCGATTACTGCCCCTGTTGTCTTTTCAAAACAGGCTCGCATCAGCTCAGCCTGCACTCCCGTGAGAGTGGGCTCGCTCTTTCTGAAGCATGAAGCGAGTCGACGGCCCGCATCACTGTATTCCGCCGCCCGGTCTGCTAGCTCCATATCGACGGCGTACTTGAGGTCATTCAGGCTCTCGTTGTATTGAGCGGGTTGGAAAAGAAGGGCTTGTGCTAGAActtggaagagaagactAGGGAAAGACCGGAGTGTGACCGGTAAAGCGGCCGGTCCTCTTTTGATTTGCTCATGGGTCAGGCGGCGCCATTGAGAAAGCTGACTGATAAAGGTAGCTTCGTCGACGATGTCGTAGTGCCATGCTACATTTCTGAAGAAGTCTTGCGCCAGAATGTCTATATGTCTTTGAGACGGAAGCTCTCGAATTATGCTTATGTATTCACCGGGGGCAGGACAGTGCCTGGTCGGGACTTGATGCAAAAGACTTGCAGACTCCCCCAGACTACGCAGGACTCCCGGTGTTCCTTTTGTATTGTCGCCATAACCTAATGGTTTGAACTCATCGGCCACCACGTCCGATGCGGGTTGAAGTGGTTCTGCACATACTTGCAAGACGCCGTTCATGGATTGGTCTTGGAGCTCGAGAGCAGAGGGCGCGCGGTTAGCATCCAAAGCATAGAGGCAGGCGTCCTGTTTCCTTAGCTAATGGCATGCCCTGGGGAGACAAACACGCTTACTGCTTTGCCTCGCTTCGTACAGTGAGAACATGGCTGGCGACGATCGCACTACAATGCAACGTTAGTCTGCGGTGCCTTGTTGAATCCGAGCGCTGTACCTTTTGCTTACGTCGCTGACACTCCCTGCATGAGATTATAGAGCGCTTGCGTCTCGGGTATGGCGCACTGCTGTTGTGACTCATGAGCAATGGAATTCACGACTAGCTAGGGCTTTGAGGAAATGCAAACGAACAAGTAGAGGATGCTTATGTATGAATAGTTGATAAGTTACGTTAGTAGCCAAGGGGCTAACGCCACAACCCCGCTTCAGCATGACGAAATGCTGTGGCGTACCCATTGCAGATAAGATACATCTTTCCGCTGGTTAACCTAGAGTCCACTAATTAGTGTACCAGTCTCAGTGACTTAGTCGCCGATCAACAACAGGTTGATATAGACCAGTGGTGTTGAAAGCTGACGTATCTTTGTTACTAAGACAACACATCTTATTAGGAGAACCTGTATATACGCAATTCACCACTGTATTTAACCCACTGAGTCAACACTCTAATTTACTGATCCTtatctaggtacctatagtTTAGCTGCCACGCCAGAATCCCTCGCTACGACGTTCACACTACCACTTGAAGCCAGACCCTGCAGCTTGCGCCTCAAGATCTTACCAGCTGGGCTCTTCGGTATCGTAGACACAagctcaatctccttcagcCACTTGTGTCGCGCCTTTTCCTTCGTAACATACTCAAGTATCTCCTTTGCAGCTTCAACCGGCCGTAAAGTTTCAGAAGCTTTGAGAACTATGAACGCTTTGGGTCTTTCACCTGCTCGCTCATCGGGAATACCGCAcacagcaacatcatcgacGTGTGGGTGtccgagaagaagatcctcgAGCTCTGCTGGAGCAACGCCAACGcctttgaccttgatgatctcttTCAACCTGTCAGTGATAGCCAGCATCCCGTCAGGATCGAAGTAGCCTATATCACCAGTGTGCAAGAAACCCTCCTTGTCGAATGTGCTTTCGGTTGCTTCGGGATTATCGAGATAGCCCATTGCCACTTGGGGTCCACGAGCCCAAATCTCACCTGCCTTGCCAACTTCACAGTCCTCGCCAGTTTCAATATCCACGACTCGTGCTTCTGTTGATCCAACCAGCATACCGACACGATCGGCATACTTATAAGAATACTTGGAAGGAGGATGCGATGTGATTGTCGAGCACGACTCAGTCATACCGTAGCCCTGTTTGAAACCGGTCCCAGGAAaggtcttctcaagaagagtCAAAATCTCTCGAGACAGAGGAGCTGCACCAGATGAGAACCGCTCAACATGAGATAGGTCGTACTTTGACACGAGCTCCGATTCTCGTACTAGTCTGATCAATATTGGAGGAACAATGATAAGTTCTCTGATCTTATTCTCAGCGGCAATCTTGAGTAGTGAGTCCAGGGTGAACTTGGGTAGGACATAGACATGGGCGCTTAGGTGGATGGGTAGGTGTAGTTGATGTACTATACCCGAAATATGGTGAAATGGTAAGGCTGCGAGAATTCGATTGTGATTAGAGAGCGTGATGTCTGAGGTTTGGATGCATTGGGCGATAATGTTGGCGTGCGAGATCATGACGGCCTTTGGAAGACCGGTAGTACCGCTGCTGAAGCAGAGAAAAGCACAGACATCCCGATTTGTCTTCCCATCCGTAAGTTGAAGGGCAGGTACCTCAACAAGAGCCTTTGAGTTCTCGAGTATCTCTTGGATGCTCGTAATGCCTTTTCTGGAACCTTCAAGTAAAAGGATATTGTTTGGCGGAATCCCGGCCTTTTTGGCTGCAGCGCTGGCTATGTCAAAATTATCAGTCGTCGCGAAGATCACTTTTGCTTTGCTAGTCTTGAGACTGTAATAAAACTCATCGACAGTGTACTCGGGCGACACGCCGCAAGCTACTGCTCCAACACGAACGGCAGCGAGCGTCGCTACAGAATACCAAATGGAGTTTTTCGCAAATATAATAACAGTGTCATTTTGGCGAATCCTATAGCTGGTAACAAGAGCCGATGATAAGGTTGTCGCATAGTCTTTGAGAGACTGAAAGGTGATGTGCTCTTTGGTGATAGCATCGGTGAAGCCTGGGGCGTTGCGGTCAGAAGACAAAGGTTTGGACTCTAGAAGCCAAGACCAAAGTGTCTGCTGGAGAGAGACTGTAGATAACGTCAGTATCAATGACATGGGGAAAATGAAAATAGTTTACATGAGATTTTGGGATTCTGTGACTGGTAGATCATGTTGCTTGGCTGGACCTCGAGCTGGTTTATTTCCAAGTCTTTAACAGAAGGCATGTACATCGACTAATTTAACAACAGTCAAGCTACCGGTGACTCGAAAACAAGATGTCAGCGTCCGAGAGCCGAGGCTGTAGTGGTAAAGCTTTAGCTACCTTAAAATGCTGATCCCTCGGGGCCTCGGCGCGGCATGGCTGCAATATCAATTGAGTTTAGTGTTAGAATGTCAGTGTAAGGTTGACTAACCTAGGTACATAAAGAAGCTGAacattaagatatattataatattttgtTTAGTTATAATCAACTTACTAAATGTATCATGATattctataaaataattGTGAAAAGACATATACCTAGGAGTATTATATACAGTCTAGgagtaagataatataaaacccAATTTCCTTGCCAAAGTCATTTGGTATTGCTGACCCCATTGGTTATACTTGCGTATCGACTTGCTCAAATAGTTCAAAGTACTCCAAAAAGCTCTGGTTACtgcatcttccttcttctgagaGAAAACCTATGGTGATATCCTCATTTGAGACCGCGGTCTACTGGTGCGTGACAATATCGACATCGCTTGATTGCGACGTCGCCAAATGGACGTATATACTCTTAGCTTGAACTTACTTGGGAAATCTTCCGAGTATCCGTCCGTGCTTCAATTGATGTCTTTCTAACATTTGTCGACTTTgtatcttgaccttggaTATCAGCTGCAGCATTTGGGCTCTCAAGTCTCGGGCTTCACGCAACAGCGGTTGATTCCGTTCGCTCTCTAATACTGCGTGGAGAATTGATCGATTTTCTAGCTCTTTGATGTACATCGACTTGCGTTCACGGAAGTTCCTTTGCGGAAGGCGATTCCGTAGGCGCCTAAACAACAGGGCCTGTCAGTCATGATATGCGAGTAGATATCATTGGCAGCGACATCTCTGGGGCCCTTGGTTTTTGGCTGTTTCGTCCTGTTTCTCTCGGATGTCCAGAGATGCATTCCGCTTTCTGTCAGGCCGAGTCATGTCGCGTGTGGGTGGAACGTGTCAAGCTTCAGACTCTTTCGCAACCGACAAagcaatctcatcaaagATAGTGTCTACTCAAGAATGTATATTTTCAATATTGACTTCAAATCACATGAAGCACTCAGGTTCTCTAAGCCGAGGCTGCTCACAATTCTGCAAACCCGGTATAATGCATGGCGTACGCGGGGTACATGTTATGATTGAGCTAGCTCCGCTGGACAGGATTAGAGGTAGCACCGAGTTGACAGATTTGAAGCTGCCGTGGCAGGACAAGAGGTGGCTTGCCGGGCTAATGCATACGCTTGGACGAAATTGGAACGGTCGGCCTTGTACAGAGTAGTTCAAAAATAGAGAAACTTGATCGAGATGATGGCAAATAGCAAACAAGACGATGTTATCGTCTTGTATTCCGATAGCCTAGCATTGTGTAGCCATTGGGAGGCCAACACGCACCAGAGTAGGCAACGATCTCATTGCCATTACTGCACCAAGCGAGGTACGAAGTCGTCTCCTCACTAACTTCGGCCGAGTACCCCGCATTCCAAAGGGATCTGCTCCAGGGGCTTTACGGATTACACGAACCGGATAAGAGCTTGGCCAAAAAAGTGCTAGTACTACTATGGGTCCTCGGCACTCACGGAGAGCTCTACCCTCTGCCCTCTGCCTGCACTGAAGCTTCGAACTCTGGGGTACAGTGAACTGCTTCTCCATTGGGCGGCAGACAGACAGGACCTCCGCAATTCAGAGCCCTCCCCTTCACATCTGCAGTCAACAACCTCCTCGACATGGCAACGGACAGCACGTCTTCTCCCCAGGCCCTCGGCGCATTGACCACAACGCGCAACGATGTCAACCTCACTAGACGCGAACGCAAGAGGGCAAGCGATCGTATGTCACAGCAGGCATCCCGCGCAAAGACAAAAGCATACATCGCGCATCTCGAGAGGAGTGTCGCAAGACTCACAGAGGCCCAAAGTAATAACGGGCCGAACCTTTCTGAACAACTACGACAGCAGTTCGACGAAATCGCTAGTTTGAAACAGGCTTTGGCGCAAATCGCTAAGCTTGCAACCAACTCCATCTCAAAAAATCATCCTGATGAGGACATTGAAGATCACATTCACTCTACGTCACGTCCGAGTAACGTGCAGGGCTCCAGACACGTCCCAGATGCATATAATCCAGCATGCCACCCGCATCAAGAGTCACTCCACCGTCTATACCCATCGCTCGATCTCAACTGCGGCGATAAACAGCGCGATTATTTCCAAGCTTTCAGCCAGGCGCTCGTCGCTATCGAGAGCGATGCGAGCGGGCACGTTTTCTCGGGCCCCGAAGTCGACGACGACATCAATATCAGGGCGGTGCTGGACGGCTGGGATGCTGCGAGGGCGAGGAACCCGTTCGATATTGGCTGGCTGATGTTGCAGACTGTCGATGAGGGGTTTCTCTGGCGTAGCGGGGCAGTGGAAAGGATGGCGATGCTCCGGGTGATCCGGTCGATGCTCATGGTACTGGCCCATCTAAAGAATAGCGTAGAATTGAATGCTAAGAAGAGAAACAGGTCAAACTCAATCCACAACTTCCACCGAGCAGGAGACCGCCTGCTTACATGAATCCAAGGTGCGCAATTGACAGATCCCTTTGTGTATGGACATTCCTGACCAAGTAACAAACAGTCCATTGCAATCCCAGACGGAGCATTCAAGGCTGGTCGATTACTTCGTATGGTGAACAATCCCCAGCCAGCCTGTACACTCAAGATCAGGTCCTTCTGACAAATGTAGGCCCGAAGTACGCGATTACCTCATCCTTTTCGGCATCAACTACGCGCCCGAGAGTCTCGCTGCTCAATTCGCTAGCGATATTGGATTCAGATGGGCATATGACCTGAGAGATACATGCAGGTATCAGCCCGCGAAGGGGATATATAGTTTCTCCGAGGACTTCAATCTAGCGTACAGGAACCTGGACTCGTGGTATATGAAGTCTACAGTGGTAACGACCTACATACCGCCGTTGCCTTCTAACCTATTGTATGCGGggtcagatgatgatgactggcTGAAAGAAATAACGAGTGATGCTCAAGTATCTCCAGAATCTGCTCGTCAtatcgaggaagaaggagagcGAGACTGGCTACTGTTGACGGCGATGCTTGACGAAATTCCTAAATAGTACATACTCAAGTTTTTCTATTCAATACATATTTAAAGAAGCCGTCATTGTGTCCCTGATAGCCGGACAGAGACTGTCTTGATGGTCGTGTAGCTCTCCAACACAGCTGCCCCCAACTCGCGACCGATCCCACTCTCTTTATATCCGCCAAATggaagctgatgatgaataGTATTGTACTTGGCGCGAAGCAGAGTCAGCATATAATAATCGTTCTGTCGGTGGGTACGAACCTGGTTGACCCAAACTGTGCCAGCCTCAAGAAGATTGGACACGTTGAGAGCGCGATCGATGTTCTTGGTATGTACTCCACTGGCAAGACCATACGAGGTTGCATTTGCAGCCTGGATTACCTCATCCTGGGTTTCAAATCTAGAGACAACGCATACTGGCCCGAAAATCTCATCGCGCATGATCTTCATATCATGAGAGGCACCGGAAAAGATTGTCGGCTGGATGAAAAAGCCCTTCTCCCCCCAGCGAGAGCCACCAGCTTCGATCTTTGCGCCATCGTCCACACCGCTCTtgatatatctatttatgaCTGTCAGTAACACGGAAATGCAAGAGGAGATAGATAAACATACCCCAAGATTCGATCAAACTGAGCCTTGGAGGTCTGCGGTCCGTGGAATGTGTTTATGTCGAACGGATCGCCCACTGAAATTTGAGCTACCCTAGCCCTGAGAGCGTTCAAAAACCTGTCGTAAATCCCAGCCTGAACGTACACGCGCGACCCCGCGCAACAGACCTGCCCAGAGCTATAGAAGATGCCAAAGGTAACCCACTCAACCGCTGCATCAAAGTCTGCATCATCGAACACAATATTAGGACCCTTACCACCCAGCTCAAGCGTCACAGGCTTAAGGTTAGACTGAGCTGCCGCCTGCATGATAGCCCGCCCGGTGGTAGTCGAGCCTGTGAATGATATCTTTGCAACGTCCATATGAGACGCTAGGACAGAACCGGCCACGTTGCCAAAGCCAGAGATGACATTGAAGATACCGGATGGGGCTCCCGCTTGCTTGAAAAGGTCAGCTAGCAATAGGGCAGATAGTGGTGTTAGTTCTGATGTTTTGGCGACGACTGTGTTGCCTGCTGCAAGAGCTGGAGCTACTTTCCATGACATGAGGACAAGAGGTGCATTCCACGGGACGATTAGTCCACACACGCCAAACTACACGAAACAATTCAAGTCAGCAGGTAAGTTGTTCATCCGAGATGCTGAGAACATACCGGCTCACGCTTGGTGAAGTTGAAGCGCTCTGtatcaacatcaatcacTTTACCTTCCATCTTATCCGCCCAACCAGCATAGTAATTAAACACGGAGACGCAGTGCGTGACATCTCCGATCGCCCACTGCTGAGCCTTGCCGTTGTTGAGCGTCTCAACCTTGGCCAGCAGATCGAGGTTCTTTTCGATAAGATCGGCTACTCTGCGAAGCAACTTTCCTCGATCTTCAGGGGTTGTCGTTCGCCATGGGCCTTTGAATGCGCGTCGCGCGGCTGCCACAGCCAAGTCGACGTCTTCGGCACCGGCTTCGGAGACGTGGGCGATGACCTCTTCGGTGCTGCTCTGGGGATTAGCATTGAGGGATTGCGTGGTTCTGATTAACATACGTAGGATTCACCTGTGCAAAGGGACCGATAATCAGCTAGTGTAGCCAGAATTATTGTGAAAGCAACTTACAACTTCAAAGGTCTTGCTGCTTATGCTTTCACGAAACTCGTTGTCGATAAACCTTGACACTTTCGTTTAGACGGATACTTCATAGACAAAGAGAACTCTATCATACAGGCCTAAAGGCTGGGTGTAGCCTTTGCCATCTGGCAGGCTGATTTCAGAGGTCAGTGGCATTTTGAACTTCGTAGCGGTTGGAGTATGTGGCGGTAGAGGTCTGCAAACTGAAGGGTTGAGAAGTAATCAACATGTCATACTAGCTACTTACTAGACACATCTGGCTTGACAAAACAATTATAACTCTCGTTCCCAATATCCAGTCAGCATTGCACCGTATTGGGTCATTCCTACGAGATTACAGCTCTGTCCCAGGCACATTATTGACTTTTACACATACACCCTCGGCTCCGTTAG
The window above is part of the Fusarium musae strain F31 chromosome 6, whole genome shotgun sequence genome. Proteins encoded here:
- a CDS encoding hypothetical protein (EggNog:ENOG41); the protein is MGSVSDLRKQDACLYALDANRAPSALELQDQSMNGVLQVCAEPLQPASDVVADEFKPLGYGDNTKGTPGVLRSLGESASLLHQVPTRHCPAPGEYISIIRELPSQRHIDILAQDFFRNVAWHYDIVDEATFISQLSQWRRLTHEQIKRGPAALPVTLRSFPSLLFQVLAQALLFQPAQYNESLNDLKYAVDMELADRAAEYSDAGRRLASCFRKSEPTLTGVQAELMRACFEKTTGAVIEAWHTLGTAIRDAQELGLHLMQPESTIYSTVGKPSDRELGRNVWLVLHLWDAHMGIVLGRPMSTRMSSSDVALPMSSRDSSGKQRPPQPRDVILCGYHTAYKFLQDIHNLDRVDDWRAIVEKIHETILTNIANLPAWATAQRSRHGEPPWLSAALQTMLTNVHFVVFALHRPFIFAEPSSRHRAFDAAMQILDSQGRLFDQTEPLQYKAFSLVFSTFDAMVLVAAVHIRFPDEQREQFAATRRNLELGIERLKSLQARRNVLANSALSIIERLYGKVLAVAHSEEPLGHHQGGTDDSGFMTMEAETNWDGILQPDLGDVMVPQPMNELLRSGYLAQPLNTSPSYQAPYGQYQFGTDIMDTFGSDLMSYGSTDDTSHGMK
- a CDS encoding hypothetical protein (EggNog:ENOG41), producing MPLTSEISLPDGKGYTQPLGLFIDNEFRESISSKTFEVVNPTTEEVIAHVSEAGAEDVDLAVAAARRAFKGPWRTTTPEDRGKLLRRVADLIEKNLDLLAKVETLNNGKAQQWAIGDVTHCVSVFNYYAGWADKMEGKVIDVDTERFNFTKREPFGVCGLIVPWNAPLVLMSWKVAPALAAGNTVVAKTSELTPLSALLLADLFKQAGAPSGIFNVISGFGNVAGSVLASHMDVAKISFTGSTTTGRAIMQAAAQSNLKPVTLELGGKGPNIVFDDADFDAAVEWVTFGIFYSSGQVCCAGSRVYVQAGIYDRFLNALRARVAQISVGDPFDINTFHGPQTSKAQFDRILGYIKSGVDDGAKIEAGGSRWGEKGFFIQPTIFSGASHDMKIMRDEIFGPVCVVSRFETQDEVIQAANATSYGLASGVHTKNIDRALNVSNLLEAGTVWVNQVRTHRQNDYYMLTLLRAKYNTIHHQLPFGGYKESGIGRELGAAVLESYTTIKTVSVRLSGTQ